TGCGGGACAATGCGCTTTGCGGAAGTCCTATTATAACCCAAGTTGCTACCTAACAGATTATAGACGTTTGAATGCGTTTTCAAATCCTTTCCTTACCCCGTAGGGGTAATATATCTATAGAAAAGCGGTTTTCAATTCTCCGCACCCCATAGGGGTGCTATGTAAATAGGAGAATGGTAACTTGCGTTATTATAGAAAGGAAACTGGAAGATCAAGATGGAGAGAATTCAGAATTATATTTCCCACCTACAAGGTGTTTTAGAGAGACTGACACTCGCAGATGTCCGGCACTCTATAGATGTAATCATGGATGCCTACTACGCCGAAAAACAAATTTTTGTGATTGGGAACGGTGGAAGTGCTTCTACAGCATCGCATATCGCCTGCGATTTAGGAAAAGGCACCAGTATCCCGGGTAAACCCCGTTTTCGTGTTATCAGTTTAACGGATAACGTCGCAACAATGACAGCATGGTCAAACGACGTCTCTTACGAAGATGTTTTCGTTGAGCAGCTCAAAAATCTTGTGAACCCGGGGGATGTCGTTATCGGTATCAGTGCCAGCGGCAATTCAGAGAA
This genomic window from Candidatus Poribacteria bacterium contains:
- a CDS encoding SIS domain-containing protein is translated as MERIQNYISHLQGVLERLTLADVRHSIDVIMDAYYAEKQIFVIGNGGSASTASHIACDLGKGTSIPGKPRFRVISLTDNVATMTAWSNDVSYEDVFVEQLKNLVNPGDVVIGISASGNSENVLRAMRHAKEIGCPTIGWSGFGGGALATICDVNVIVDSDRYGPVEDVHLILNHVLHAWIQEEFTSD